The following are encoded in a window of Ogataea parapolymorpha DL-1 chromosome VII, whole genome shotgun sequence genomic DNA:
- a CDS encoding ribonucleoprotein-associated protein, with the protein MSTTPNPKAFPLADSGLTQQILDVVQQAQNLRQLKKGANETTKTLNRGISEFIIMAADTEPIEILLHLPLLCEDKNVPYVFVPSKTALGRACGVSRPVIAASITTNDASAIKNQIYAIKDKIETLLI; encoded by the coding sequence ATGTCTACTACTCCAAACCCCAAAGCATTTCCATTAGCTGATTCTGGTCTCACTCAACAAATTCTTGATGTGGtacaacaagctcaaaatctcAGACAGCTGAAGAAGGGAGCTAACGAGACAACCAAGACTTTGAACAGAGGTATTTCGGAATTTATCATCATGGCCGCAGATACTGAGCCTATTGAGATTCTGTTGCATTTGCCACTTCTTTGCGAGGATAAGAATGTTCCATACGTTTTTGTTCCCTCAAAAACTGCTCTTGGTAGGGCCTGCGGTGTTTCTAGACCAGTCATTGCTGCTTCGATTACAACCAATGATGCTTCTGCTATCAAAAACCAAATCTATGCCATCAAGGATAAGATTGAAACCTTGTTAATCTGA
- a CDS encoding putative FAD transporter encodes MLFIEKALLLGFWLTFPLLAEGKRELFANSLVTCMENSQIEPTYFNVVFTADDDGGSVKYDISLTSEISGQVYAKVMAYAYGIEVVEKNVDFCSIGWKQFCPMYPGSLEVNSIQYLSSDFTNMVPKIAYTFPDIDALVRVIILDSNDTQVGCIQASFSNKKTVAHVGAKWATAIISGIGLLVSAVLSVFGNSASASIISANAVSLFSFFQSTVILCMLHVQEVPPIVSAWAENIAWSMGLIRVTFMQQIFRWYVQATGGTPTQYLTSSSISVLVQRSLNESKKIATKLIPFYSLVSYFMPSLAPSPTDYYQDLEARSNDLYNLQGDQYLKILRGVERVGYKANIEPTSIVCTGFTFFVLFLYVLIGLFMIGKTIMSFGRKRGWSRTIDLSRNWKVILKGILQRYIYIGFPQLVILSLWEFTVVDSAAVVVLAVIFLLLCLGIMGWVCYRTLMFGAVSVETHNNAAAILYGNPDVLNRYGFFYTMFDAKKFYWGAVFLTYLFVKALFVSLAQKSGKTQALVVFLLDLAYTIALIKVRPFLDKATNIVNILMSVVNTINSFFFLFFSELFGQPSAVGSIMGLIFFVLNAVFSFLLLVLIIVYSCIAIFSKNPDARFSPAKDDRTSFQKKQISDDVPDGAQELFELGQVAKDHQENWANEMYKLKAMVDSSDMGQSSDRKSQSDLDKPLELTQEEEASFGAKLMHKLTGGKSLLRRNKSQKTSDQNTELPEVFDHPLPKSTVDQQIPTHARSESNTPMMQSENQGFQTPVSTFMRDESFKSMSDIGSDSGNDVLTQPFDSTENYVEGNQKSSKYSYL; translated from the coding sequence ATGTTGTTTATTGAAAAAGCCCTACTTTTAGGATTTTGGCTTACATTCCCTCTGTTAGCCGAGGGTAAACGTGAgctttttgcaaattcTCTGGTCACATGTATGGAAAACTCACAAATAGAGCCAACTTATTTCAATGTGGTTTTCACCGCAGATGATGACGGAGGATCTGTGAAGTACGATATATCCTTAACCTCCGAAATATCTGGTCAAGTCTATGCCAAGGTTATGGCGTATGCCTACGGCATCGAGGTCGTTGAAAAGAATGTCGATTTTTGCTCTATTGGATGGAAACAATTTTGCCCAATGTATCCCGGTTCGTTGGAAGTTAACTCGATTCAATATCTTTCCAGTGATTTCACCAATATGGTTCCGAAAATTGCCTACACATTTCCTGATATCGACGCTCTTGTCAGGGTGATTATTCTCGACAGTAATGATACCCAAGTTGGATGTATCCAAGCTAGCTTCTCGAATAAGAAGACCGTCGCTCACGTGGGTGCCAAATGGGCTACCGCTATTATATCCGGAATCGGCCTCCTTGTCTCAGCAGTTCTATCAGTTTTCGGAAACTCTGCTTCTGCTTCCATTATCTCTGCAAATGCTGTGTCTTTGTTCTCCTTTTTTCAAAGCACAGTCATCCTTTGCATGTTGCACGTTCAAGAGGTTCCACCAATTGTCAGTGCATGGGCAGAAAACATCGCATGGTCGATGGGCTTGATCAGAGTGACCTTTATGCAGCAAATATTCAGATGGTATGTTCAGGCAACGGGTGGAACTCCCACGCAATATTTGACTTCGTCTTCAATTTCAGTCCTTGTCCAGAGATCCCTGAACGAAAGTAAGAAAATTGCAACCAAGCTCATTCCATTTTATTCGCTTGTGTCCTATTTTATGCCTTCATTGGCACCAAGCCCAACGGACTACTACCAGGATTTGGAAGCGAGATCAAACGATCTGTACAATCTGCAAGGTGATCAGTACCTAAAGATATTGAGAGGCGTGGAAAGAGTTGGTTACAAGGCAAACATCGAGCCCACTTCTATTGTTTGCACGGGATTCACATTTTTTGTTCTATTCCTATATGTACTGATTGGATTGTTTATGATTGGGAAAACAATAATGTCATTTGGAAGGAAAAGAGGCTGGTCCAGAACCATTGATCTgagcagaaactggaagGTTATTTTGAAAGGTATTTTGCAAAGATATATCTATATCGGATTTCCTCAACTTGTCATTCTATCCTTATGGGAATTCACCGTTGTCGACTCGGCCGCAGTGGTCGTCCTTGCCGTCATCTTTTTGCTTTTATGCTTGGGAATCATGGGGTGGGTCTGTTACAGAACATTAATGTTTGGAGCTGTCTCTGTTGAAACTCACAATAATGCTGCTGCCATTCTCTATGGAAATCCGGATGTTCTCAACAGGTATGGGTTCTTCTACACAATGTTCGACGCGAAAAAGTTTTACTGGGGTGCTGTGTTTTTGACCTACCTTTTTGTGAAAGCATTATTTGTTTCCCTTGCTCAGAAGTCTGGTAAAACACAAGCTCTTGTTGTGTTTTTGTTAGATTTGGCCTATACCATCGCTTTGATTAAAGTGAGGCCATTTCTGGACAAAGCCACCAATATCGTCAACATTCTGATGAGCGTTGTTAACACCATTAactcgttctttttcttgttcttttcAGAGTTGTTTGGTCAACCAAGTGCTGTTGGATCAATCATGggattgatttttttcgtgctGAACGCAGTTTTCTCATTTTTGCTCCTGGTTTTGATTATTGTCTATTCATGCATCGcgatcttctccaaaaatccAGATGCTCGATTCTCTCCAGCTAAAGATGACAGAACATCTTTCCAAAAGAAGCAGATTAGTGATGATGTTCCTGATGGTGCAcaggagctgtttgagcttgGACAGGTGGCTAAAGATCATCAAGAGAATTGGGCTAACGAAATGTACAAGCTAAAGGCCATGGTGGATTCCTCTGACATGGGTCAGTCTTCTGACAGGAAGTCGCAGAGTGATCTAGACAAGCCACTAGAACTCAcacaggaagaagaagcttCGTTCGGTGCTAAACTTATGCACAAGCTCACTGGTGGTAAGTCCCTCCTTCGTCGCAACAAATCTCAGAAAACTAGTGATCAAAATACAGAATTGCCagaagtttttgatcatcCATTACCAAAATCCACTGTGGATCAGCAAATTCCAACACATGCTAGATCGGAATCAAATACTCCGATGATGCAGTCGGAAAATCAAGGCTTCCAAACTCCCGTTTCGACATTCATGCGTGATGAAAGTTTCAAAAGTATGTCAGACATCGGTTCTGATTCCGGTAATGATGTTTTGACTCAACCGTTTGATTCTACTGAAAACTATGTTGAAGGGAATCAAAAGAGTTCTAAATATTCATACTTATGA
- a CDS encoding Acetyl-coenzyme A synthetase 1, giving the protein MPEKHLENEHLMRERALEPPAGFLERHPSKPYLSSLDEYKKMYEESIRDPGSFFGGMAEQHLSWFKPFTVPKVPNAPFLKDNNGEPSAWFVDGELNACYNCVDRWAIKNPDKPAIIYEADEPDQGEIITYGELLKQVCKVSQVLLNLGVKKGDTVAVYLPMIPEAIVTLMAIVRIGAIHSVVFAGFSSGSLRDRINDANSKVVITTDESKRGGKIIETKKIVDDALLACPQVTNVLVYKRTGNSHIPWTEGRDLWWHEEVKKYPSYYPATPVSAEDTLFLLYTSGSTGKPKGIQHSTAGYLLGALLTTKYVFDVHPEDILFTAGDVGWITGHSYVVYGPLLNGATTVVFEGTPAYPNYSRYWEIVDKYKVTQFYVAPTALRLLKRAGESYIEPYSLQSLRVLGSVGEPIAKDVWEWYNAHIGRGKAHICDTYWQTESGSHLITPLAGVTPTKPGSASLPFFGIDPAIIDPVSGKELEGNEVEGVLAIRSSWPSMARTIWRDYSRFLDTYLRPYHGYYFSGDGAARDKDGFYWILGRVDDVVNVSGHRLSTAEIEAALIEHSMVAESAVVGFPDELTGSAVAAFVSLKNRSIEDPSAIKKELILTVRKEIGPFAAPKLILLVNDLPKTRSGKIMRRILRKILSGEEDQLGDTSTLSNPQVVSHLIEVVKAK; this is encoded by the coding sequence ATGCCGGAAAAGCATTTAGAAAACGAACACTTGATGAGAGAAAGAGCTCTTGAGCCTCCAGCAGGATTCTTGGAGAGACATCCATCGAAGCCATAtttgagctcgttggatgaatacaaaaaaatgtATGAAGAATCGATTCGTGACCCCGGCTCTTTCTTCGGTGGAATGGCTGAACAACATCTGTCCTGGTTTAAACCCTTCACTGTTCCGAAGGTTCCCAATGCTCcgtttttgaaagacaaCAATGGAGAACCATCGGCATGGTTTGTCGACGGAGAACTGAATGCCTGTTACAATTGCGTTGACCGGTGGGCCATCAAAAACCCAGACAAGCCTGCTATCATCTATGAAGCAGATGAGcctgatcaaggagaaatTATTACTTACGGCGAGCTACTGAAACAAGTCTGTAAGGTTTCTCaggtgctgctgaaccTAGGTGTCAAGAAAGGGGATACTGTGGCTGTGTATTTGCCCATGATTCCTGAAGCGATCGTTACTTTGATGGCTATCGTTAGAATTGGGGCTATTCATTCTGTTGTCTTTGCTGGTTTCAGTTCTGGATCCCTTAGAGACAGAATTAATGACGCAAACTCCAAAGTCGTCATAACTACCGACGAGTCCAAGAGAGGGGGAAAAATTATTgaaacgaaaaaaatagttGACGATGCCCTTCTCGCTTGTCCCCAAGTGACGAACGTTCTTGTTTACAAGCGTACGGGTAATTCCCACATCCCTTGGACTGAAGGAAGGGATCTATGGTGGCACGAAGAAGTTAAGAAATACCCATCATATTACCCTGCTACCCCAGTCTCTGCAGAGGACACTCTATTTCTTCTCTATACTTCAGGCTCTACTGGCAAGCCTAAAGGCATCCAGCACTCGACGGCCGGCTATCTTCTTGGCGCACTGCTTACCACTAAGTATGTGTTTGATGTCCACCCAGAAGACATATTATTTACAGCTGGTGATGTTGGATGGATTACAGGTCACAGCTATGTCGTTTACGGTCCTCTCTTGAATGGTGCTACCACGGTTGTGTTTGAGGGTACCCCAGCTTACCCAAACTATTCAAGGTACTGGGAGATTGTCGACAAGTACAAAGTTACCCAGTTCTATGTCGCTCCCACTGCTTTGAGACTCCTCAAAAGGGCTGGTGAATCCTACATTGAGCCTTACTCACTCCAATCCTTGAGAGTTTTAGGCTCTGTTGGAGAGCCAATTGCAAAAGATGTTTGGGAGTGGTATAATGCGCACATAGGACGTGGCAAGGCCCACATTTGTGACACTTATTGGCAGACCGAATCTGGCTCTCACTTGATTACTCCTTTAGCCGGGGTCACGCCAACCAAGCCAGGATCTGCTTCGCTCCCATTCTTCGGAATTGATCCAGCGATCATAGATCCTGTGAGTGGAAAGGAGCTTGAAGGAAACGAGGTTGAGGGTGTGCTAGCAATCAGGTCATCCTGGCCATCGATGGCAAGAACCATCTGGAGGGACTATAGCCGATTTTTGGATACTTATTTACGTCCTTACCATGGGTATTACTTCTCAGGCGACGGAGCAGCCAGAGACAAAGACGGCTTCTACTGGATTTTAGGTCGTGTTGACGATGTCGTTAATGTGTCTGGTCACAGACTGTCTACTGCAGAAATTGAGGCTGCTTTAATTGAGCATTCAATGGTTGCAGAATCTGCGGTGGTCGGGTTCCCGGACGAACTAACCGGATCCGCGGTTGCTGCTTTTGTCTCTCTAAAGAACAGATCCATCGAGGATCCATCGGCAATTAAGAAGGAACTCATCTTAACAGTGAGAAAGGAAATTGGTCCATTTGCGGCTCCAAAATTAATTCTCCTGGTTAATGACCTACCGAAAACAAGGTCAGGCAAGATTATGAGAAGAATCCTGAGGAAAATCCTGTCCGGTGAGGAAGATCAACTCGGAGACACTTCTACCTTAAGCAATCCACAAGTTGTTTCACATCTTATTGAAGTTGTCAAGGCAAAATAA